In Aegilops tauschii subsp. strangulata cultivar AL8/78 chromosome 3, Aet v6.0, whole genome shotgun sequence, one genomic interval encodes:
- the LOC109768500 gene encoding bifunctional phosphatase IMPL2, chloroplastic — protein sequence MLPPISTIPPTFPLPHPAFTKPSLPYHLRSPSLLATFSSSAAGRACGIAGRWMGSVRASPSEAGGWAVAAAGKEGVDMERLVAVAQSAADAAGEVLRKYFRQRFEIIDKEDHSPVTIADREAEEAMTSVILKSFPTHAVFGEENGWRCAEKSADYVWVLDPIDGTKSFITGKPLFGTLIALLHNGKPVMGIIDQPILRERWVGVDGKKTTLNGQEISVRPCNVLEQAYLYTTSPHLFEGDAEDAFIRVRDKVKVPLYGCDCYAYALLASGFVDLVVESGLKPYDFLSLVPVIEGAGGSITDWEGNKLHWPVSSESRPTSFNVVAAGDSHVHGQALAALRWR from the exons ATGCTTCCCCCAATCTCCACCATCCCACCCACCTTTCCCCTTCCCCACCCCGCCTTCACAAAACCTAGCCTCCCTTACCACCTCCGCTCGCCCTCCCTCCTGGCAAccttctcctcctccgcggcGGGTCGGGCCTGCGGGATAGCGGGCCGTTGGATGGGCTCGGTTCGAGCCTCGCCCTCTGAGGCGGGGGGCTGGGCGGTGGCTGCGGCGGGTAAGGAGGGGGTGGACATGGAGCGGCTGGTGGCGGTGGCGCAGAGCGCGGCGGATGCGGCGGGGGAGGTGCTCAGGAAGTACTTCAGGCAGCGCTTCGAGATCATCGACAAAGAGGACCACA GTCCCGTCACGATCGCTGATAGAGAAGCAGAAGAAGCAATGACCTCAGTCATACTGAAGAGCTTTCCTACTCATGCTGT TTTCGGTGAGGAGAACGGTTGGAGGTGTGCAGAGAAGTCTGCTGACTATGTTTGGGTCTTGGACCCCATAGATGGAACAAAGAGCTTCATAACTG GGAAGCCTCTTTTTGGTACGCTTATTGCGCTTCTTCACAATGGAAAGCCG GTTATGGGCATTATTGATCAGCCAATCTTGAGAGAGAGATGGGTTGGGGTGGACGGGAAGAAAACTACCTTAAATGGACAAGAAATATCTGTCCGTCCTTGCAATGTACTGGAGCAAGCTTACTT ATATACTACGAGTCCACATCTCTTTGAAGGAGATGCTGAAGATGCATTCATTCGTGTACGAGACAAG GTGAAAGTCCCATTGTATGGCTGTGATTGTTATGCTTATGCTCTCCTGGCTTCTGGTTTTGTGGATCTTGTTGTTGAATCTGGATTGAAG CCATACGATTTTCTCTCGCTGGTACCGGTGATTGAAGGAGCTGGGGGCTCAATAACTGATTGGGAAGGGAACAAGCTCCACTGGCCTGTCTCTTCGGAATCTCGGCCAACAA GTTTCAACGTGGTGGCAGCCGGAGATTCCCATGTCCATGGGCAGGCCCTGGCAGCGTTGCGGTGGCGCTAG